Proteins encoded together in one Streptomyces sp. TLI_171 window:
- a CDS encoding amino acid ABC transporter permease, translated as MGIPFEDGNFSLFVRGFLGTIELSALSALFAVLLGVLLAAFRVSPVPVLRTFGTAWVTLFRNTPLTLLFFAVTFVLPRLDVHISSFTAAVVALSAYTGSFVCEVLRSGINTVSLGQAEAARSLGMGFGQTLGLVVLPQAARSVIAPMGSVFIALPRNSAIAGAFNVFELFSVQKTLTEKGYAIFAIFFWLALAYLVISFSIGAVFNALERRAAVAR; from the coding sequence ATGGGCATACCGTTCGAGGACGGCAACTTCTCGCTGTTCGTCCGCGGTTTCCTGGGCACGATCGAACTGAGCGCGCTCAGCGCCCTGTTCGCCGTGCTGCTGGGCGTCCTGCTGGCGGCCTTCCGGGTCTCGCCGGTCCCGGTGCTGCGGACCTTCGGCACCGCCTGGGTCACGCTCTTCCGCAACACCCCGCTCACCCTGCTGTTCTTCGCGGTGACCTTCGTCCTGCCGCGCCTGGACGTGCACATCTCCAGCTTCACGGCCGCGGTGGTCGCGCTCAGCGCCTACACCGGCAGCTTCGTCTGCGAGGTGCTGCGCTCCGGCATCAACACCGTCTCCCTCGGCCAGGCCGAGGCGGCCCGGTCGCTGGGCATGGGCTTCGGCCAGACCCTCGGACTGGTGGTGCTGCCGCAGGCGGCCCGGTCCGTGATCGCGCCGATGGGTTCGGTGTTCATCGCCCTGCCGCGCAACTCGGCGATCGCCGGCGCCTTCAACGTGTTCGAGCTGTTCAGCGTGCAGAAGACCCTGACCGAGAAGGGCTACGCCATCTTCGCCATCTTCTTCTGGCTGGCCCTGGCCTACCTGGTGATCAGCTTCTCGATCGGCGCGGTCTTCAACGCGCTGGAGCGTCGCGCGGCGGTGGCCCGATGA
- a CDS encoding glutamate ABC transporter substrate-binding protein, with translation MKARRTVAVALSVLALTAVAACGKDGSPSSSTDNKSGAAAAQLPTYKVNAAAKLDASPAWAAAKQRGKLRIGAKSDQPFLGFEDVQTGKRNGFDIEIAKMIAADLGFDPETQIEWKTINSSARETSLSGDQIDLYVGTYSINDNRKKLISFGGPYYIAGQSLLVNKDNTDITSPESTKDKAVCTVTGSTSIGNIQKYGAKVTQFESYSLCVEKLLTKEVDAVTTDDAILKGYAAKNQGKLKVVGDPFSKERYGVGLKLGDAALQKAVNDALKAHEDSGDWKKAYDATLGLSGAAAPSIPELDPIAG, from the coding sequence ATGAAGGCCCGTCGTACCGTAGCCGTCGCCCTGTCCGTGCTCGCCCTGACCGCGGTCGCCGCCTGCGGCAAGGACGGTTCCCCGAGCAGCTCGACCGACAACAAGTCAGGCGCCGCCGCCGCGCAGCTGCCGACCTACAAGGTGAACGCCGCCGCCAAGCTGGACGCCTCCCCGGCCTGGGCCGCCGCCAAGCAGCGCGGCAAGCTGCGCATCGGCGCCAAGTCCGACCAGCCGTTCCTCGGCTTCGAGGACGTGCAGACCGGCAAGCGCAACGGCTTCGACATCGAGATCGCGAAGATGATCGCCGCCGACCTGGGCTTCGACCCGGAGACCCAGATCGAGTGGAAGACCATCAACTCCAGCGCCCGTGAGACCTCCCTCTCCGGCGACCAGATCGACCTCTACGTCGGCACCTACTCGATCAACGACAACCGCAAGAAGCTGATCTCCTTCGGCGGCCCGTACTACATCGCCGGCCAGTCGCTGCTGGTGAACAAGGACAACACCGACATCACCAGCCCCGAGTCCACCAAGGACAAGGCGGTCTGCACCGTCACCGGCTCGACCTCGATCGGCAACATCCAGAAGTACGGCGCCAAGGTCACCCAGTTCGAGAGCTACTCGCTCTGCGTGGAGAAGCTGCTCACCAAGGAGGTCGACGCCGTCACCACCGACGACGCGATCCTCAAGGGCTACGCCGCGAAGAACCAGGGCAAGCTCAAGGTCGTCGGCGACCCGTTCTCCAAGGAGCGCTACGGCGTGGGCCTGAAGCTCGGCGACGCCGCGCTGCAGAAGGCCGTCAACGACGCCCTGAAGGCGCACGAGGACAGCGGCGACTGGAAGAAGGCCTACGACGCGACGCTGGGCCTGTCCGGCGCCGCCGCGCCGAGCATCCCCGAGCTGGACCCGATCGCCGGCTGA
- a CDS encoding amino acid ABC transporter ATP-binding protein, translated as MTENSADLQQAEAGSAGATPLVSLRGVNKHFGALHVLQDIDLEIAQGEVVVLIGPSGSGKSTLCRTINRLETIDSGVIEVDGRPLPAEGRELARLRAQVGMVFQSFNLFAHKTVLQNVMLAQVKVGRVPKAEAERAARELLERVGVAAQADKFPAQLSGGQQQRVAIARALAMKPKVMLFDEPTSALDPEMVNEVLEVMRSLAAKGMTMVVVTHEMGFARSAANRVLFMADGRIVEENTPEAFFTAPRSDRAKDFLSKILHH; from the coding sequence ATGACGGAGAACAGCGCCGACCTGCAGCAGGCGGAGGCCGGCAGTGCCGGTGCCACCCCGCTGGTGTCGCTGCGCGGGGTGAACAAGCACTTCGGCGCGCTGCACGTGCTGCAGGACATCGACCTGGAGATCGCGCAGGGCGAGGTCGTGGTGCTGATCGGCCCGTCCGGTTCCGGCAAGTCCACGCTGTGCCGCACCATCAACCGGCTGGAGACCATCGACTCCGGCGTGATCGAGGTGGACGGCCGGCCGCTGCCGGCCGAGGGCCGCGAACTGGCCCGGCTGCGCGCGCAGGTCGGCATGGTGTTCCAGTCCTTCAACCTGTTCGCGCACAAGACCGTGCTGCAGAACGTGATGCTGGCCCAGGTCAAGGTCGGCCGGGTGCCGAAGGCCGAGGCCGAGCGGGCCGCGCGTGAACTCCTGGAGCGGGTGGGGGTGGCCGCGCAGGCCGACAAGTTCCCCGCCCAGCTGTCCGGCGGCCAGCAGCAGCGGGTGGCGATCGCCCGCGCGCTGGCGATGAAGCCCAAGGTGATGCTGTTCGACGAGCCGACCTCGGCCCTCGACCCGGAGATGGTCAACGAGGTGCTGGAGGTGATGCGTTCGCTCGCCGCCAAGGGCATGACGATGGTCGTGGTGACCCACGAGATGGGCTTCGCCCGCTCCGCCGCCAACCGGGTGCTGTTCATGGCCGACGGCCGGATCGTCGAGGAGAACACCCCCGAGGCGTTCTTCACCGCGCCGCGCAGCGACCGTGCCAAGGACTTCCTGTCGAAGATCCTGCACCACTGA
- a CDS encoding response regulator transcription factor: protein MRLLLVEDDDRVAAALVAVLSRHGFQVRHARSGHEALDALVPDGSDPYRVVLLDLGLPDRDGFEVCSRIRAGSGVPVIMVTARADIRSRIHGLNLGADDYVVKPYDMGELLARIHAVARRGAPQTAEDAGPDPAGPLASRGVEIDRERRRVSVHGRDVPLTRKEFDLLALLAQSPGVVYRREQIFSEVWRSGWEGNGRTLEVHIGSLRTKLGLPGLVEAVRGVGYRLIPDQPEGPGGPAAPADDHPGR, encoded by the coding sequence ATGCGCCTGCTCCTGGTCGAGGACGACGACCGCGTGGCCGCCGCCCTGGTCGCGGTGCTCAGCCGGCACGGCTTCCAGGTCCGGCACGCCCGCAGCGGCCACGAGGCGCTGGACGCGCTCGTCCCGGACGGCAGCGACCCGTACCGGGTGGTGCTGCTCGACCTCGGACTGCCCGACCGCGACGGCTTCGAGGTGTGCAGCCGGATCCGGGCCGGCAGCGGCGTCCCGGTGATCATGGTGACCGCGCGGGCCGACATCCGCTCCCGCATCCACGGCCTCAACCTCGGCGCCGACGACTACGTGGTCAAGCCCTACGACATGGGCGAGCTGCTGGCCCGGATCCACGCCGTGGCCCGCCGCGGCGCCCCGCAGACCGCCGAGGACGCCGGGCCCGACCCGGCCGGGCCGCTCGCCTCCCGCGGCGTGGAGATCGACCGCGAACGCCGCCGGGTCTCCGTGCACGGCCGCGACGTGCCGCTCACCCGCAAGGAGTTCGACCTGCTGGCGCTGCTCGCCCAGAGCCCCGGCGTGGTCTACCGGCGCGAACAGATCTTCAGCGAGGTCTGGCGCTCCGGCTGGGAGGGCAACGGCCGCACGCTGGAGGTGCACATCGGGTCGCTGCGCACCAAGCTCGGGCTGCCCGGCCTGGTCGAGGCGGTCCGCGGCGTCGGCTACCGGCTGATCCCCGACCAGCCCGAGGGCCCCGGCGGCCCGGCCGCTCCGGCCGACGACCACCCGGGGCGCTGA
- a CDS encoding HAMP domain-containing sensor histidine kinase has translation MRNRLLGILIALMACVLAALGVPLAYLTAASEQSKVVVDRIDDAARFAQDLPTQGRPSASAVKGDPRPGPGDNGRLHALTSEAARYHELYGARIGVFQRDGSAVAAAPTGWRPPDAGPGRQAYQEALAGRRSHNPPQVWPWTPDRTLAVALPVVRDGDVVAVVLTESPTGGLRARILHRWLVLAGGEALAMIVAILLAVRLTGWVLRPVRTLDRATHDIATGRLNARVAPSGGPPELRRLARSFNDMADHVVIAIDQQRAFVADASHQLRNPLAALLLRVELIGLELPEGHEEEIAAVREEGARLARVLDDLLGLATAEGSRPEPEPVDLAGLVRARIDAWQPLAQQRGIRLQWQGPPLAHAWADPIGFGSALDAVLDNALKFTPDDSTVEVGLLIAKDEVTATVTDAGPGLTEEELARVGDRFWRSSRHQNVDGSGLGLSIARTLLLAGGGELGFEPAQPHGLTVRLTVPRRRRRK, from the coding sequence GTGCGCAACCGCCTGCTCGGCATCCTGATCGCCCTGATGGCCTGCGTGCTGGCGGCCCTCGGCGTGCCGCTGGCGTACCTGACGGCCGCCTCCGAGCAGTCCAAGGTCGTGGTCGACCGGATCGACGACGCCGCGCGCTTCGCCCAGGACCTGCCCACCCAGGGCCGCCCCAGCGCCAGCGCCGTCAAGGGCGACCCGCGGCCCGGGCCCGGCGACAACGGCCGGCTGCACGCCCTCACCTCCGAGGCCGCCCGCTACCACGAGCTGTACGGCGCCCGGATCGGCGTCTTCCAGCGCGACGGCAGCGCCGTCGCCGCCGCCCCCACCGGCTGGCGGCCCCCCGACGCCGGACCGGGCCGGCAGGCCTACCAGGAGGCGCTGGCCGGCCGCCGCAGCCACAACCCGCCGCAGGTCTGGCCGTGGACCCCCGACCGCACCCTGGCCGTCGCGCTGCCCGTGGTCCGCGACGGCGACGTGGTCGCCGTGGTGCTCACCGAATCGCCCACCGGCGGCCTGCGCGCCCGCATCCTGCACCGCTGGCTGGTGCTGGCCGGCGGCGAGGCGCTCGCCATGATCGTCGCCATCCTGCTCGCCGTCCGCCTCACCGGCTGGGTGCTGCGCCCCGTCCGCACCCTCGACCGGGCCACCCACGACATCGCCACCGGCCGGCTCAACGCCCGGGTCGCGCCCAGCGGCGGGCCGCCCGAACTGCGCCGCCTGGCCCGCTCGTTCAACGACATGGCGGACCACGTGGTGATCGCCATCGACCAGCAGCGGGCGTTCGTCGCCGACGCCTCCCACCAGCTGCGCAACCCGCTCGCCGCGCTGCTGCTGCGGGTCGAGCTGATCGGCCTGGAACTGCCCGAGGGCCACGAGGAGGAGATCGCCGCCGTCCGCGAGGAGGGCGCCCGGCTCGCCCGGGTGCTCGACGACCTGCTGGGCCTGGCCACCGCCGAGGGCTCCCGCCCGGAACCCGAACCCGTCGACCTGGCCGGCCTGGTGCGCGCCCGGATCGACGCCTGGCAGCCGCTCGCCCAGCAGCGCGGCATCCGGCTCCAGTGGCAGGGTCCGCCGCTGGCCCACGCCTGGGCCGACCCGATCGGGTTCGGCAGCGCGCTGGACGCCGTCCTCGACAACGCGCTCAAGTTCACCCCCGACGACAGCACCGTCGAGGTCGGCCTGCTGATCGCCAAGGACGAGGTCACCGCCACCGTCACCGACGCCGGGCCGGGCCTCACCGAGGAGGAGCTCGCCCGGGTCGGCGACCGGTTCTGGCGCTCCTCGCGGCACCAGAACGTCGACGGCTCCGGCCTCGGCCTGTCCATCGCCCGGACCCTGCTGCTGGCCGGCGGCGGCGAACTCGGCTTCGAGCCCGCGCAGCCGCACGGACTGACCGTCCGGCTCACCGTGCCGCGCCGTCGCCGCCGCAAGTGA
- a CDS encoding TAXI family TRAP transporter solute-binding subunit yields MAASSDPPRLGAVLRSASRSRLCRTVAVLLLVVGGAGGWWVSSARSASGPRGEVAFATGVPRGVYDRYGGLLKEYIGSHLPELKVRLDNSEGSVDNLERLVSGRDDFAIATADAVASFQSPGKPQLRAIARLYDDYMQLVVPADSPVHKVQDLRGLRVGVGQAKSGVNLVTRRLLEAAGLDPDKDVTPSGLNIVQATQALQAKQLDAFFWSGGLPTAALSDLSEQTPIRIVPMGDLSDPLHQLAGDGVDAYRAATIPADAYPLVEPERTAVPTVAVPNLLVTRADVDPGLVEALTRVVIDSRDNIGGKVHAAQLVDLRTAVYTDPLPLHDGAKRYYLSMRP; encoded by the coding sequence ATGGCTGCTTCGAGCGATCCGCCCCGTCTTGGTGCCGTGCTGCGTTCCGCGTCGCGCAGCAGGCTGTGCCGGACGGTGGCGGTGCTCCTGCTGGTGGTGGGGGGTGCGGGCGGCTGGTGGGTGTCCTCGGCGCGGTCGGCCTCGGGTCCGCGCGGCGAGGTGGCGTTCGCGACCGGGGTGCCGCGCGGGGTGTACGACCGCTACGGCGGGCTGTTGAAGGAGTACATCGGCTCGCACCTGCCGGAGTTGAAGGTGCGACTGGACAACTCCGAGGGCTCGGTGGACAACCTGGAGCGGCTGGTGTCGGGCCGGGACGACTTCGCGATCGCGACCGCGGACGCGGTGGCCAGCTTCCAGAGCCCGGGCAAGCCGCAGTTGCGGGCGATCGCCCGGCTGTACGACGACTACATGCAGCTGGTGGTGCCGGCGGACTCGCCGGTGCACAAGGTGCAGGACCTGCGCGGCCTGCGGGTCGGGGTCGGGCAGGCGAAGTCGGGGGTGAACCTGGTGACCCGGCGGCTGCTGGAGGCGGCGGGCCTGGACCCGGACAAGGACGTGACCCCGTCGGGGCTGAACATCGTCCAGGCGACGCAGGCGCTGCAGGCCAAGCAGCTGGACGCGTTCTTCTGGTCGGGCGGCCTGCCGACGGCGGCGCTGTCCGACCTGTCGGAGCAGACGCCGATCCGGATCGTGCCGATGGGCGACCTGTCGGACCCGCTGCACCAGTTGGCGGGCGACGGGGTGGACGCCTACCGGGCGGCGACCATCCCGGCGGACGCGTACCCGCTGGTGGAGCCGGAGCGGACGGCGGTGCCGACGGTGGCGGTGCCGAACCTGCTGGTGACCCGGGCGGACGTGGACCCGGGGCTGGTGGAGGCGCTGACCCGGGTGGTGATCGACAGCCGGGACAACATCGGCGGCAAGGTTCACGCCGCGCAGCTGGTGGACCTGCGGACGGCGGTGTACACCGATCCGCTGCCGCTGCACGACGGGGCGAAGCGGTACTACCTGTCGATGAGACCCTGA
- the miaB gene encoding tRNA (N6-isopentenyl adenosine(37)-C2)-methylthiotransferase MiaB: MEESLRTYKVVTYGCQMNVHDSERLSGLLEEAGYAKADGDGDPDLVVFNTCAVRENADNKLYGNLGRLAPAKQSNRGMQIAVGGCLAQKDRETIVRKAPWVDVVFGTHNIGHLPALLERAAVEQKAQVEILESLETFPSTLPTRRESAYAAWVAISVGCNNTCTFCIVPALRGKEEDRRPGDILAEVEALVAEGVVEVTLLGQNVNAYGSDLGDRQAFSKLLRACGEIDGLERVRFTSPHPKDFTDDVIAAMAETPNVMHQLHMPLQSGSDTVLRAMRRSYRQERFLGIIEKVRAAMPDAAISTDIIVGFPGETDEDFEQTLHVVREARFANAFTFQYSKRPGTPAAEMENQVPKAVVQERYDRLIALQEEISWEENKKQVGRKLEILVAEGEGKKDDRTDRLSGRAPDNRLVHFTRPEGGVRPGDVVTVEISYAAPHHLLAEGPVLGVRRTRAGDAWEKRQAAPAAKPAGVMLGLPSIGAPKQTAAPAGDGCGC, encoded by the coding sequence ATGGAGGAGAGCTTGCGAACTTACAAGGTCGTCACGTACGGCTGCCAGATGAACGTCCACGACTCCGAGCGCCTGTCCGGGCTGCTGGAGGAGGCCGGCTACGCCAAGGCCGACGGCGACGGCGACCCCGACCTGGTGGTCTTCAACACCTGCGCGGTCCGCGAGAACGCCGACAACAAGCTGTACGGCAACCTCGGCCGGCTCGCCCCCGCCAAGCAGTCCAACCGCGGCATGCAGATCGCCGTCGGCGGCTGCCTGGCCCAGAAGGACCGCGAGACCATCGTCCGCAAGGCCCCCTGGGTCGACGTCGTCTTCGGCACCCACAACATCGGCCACCTGCCCGCCCTGCTGGAGCGGGCCGCCGTCGAGCAGAAGGCCCAGGTCGAGATCCTCGAATCCCTGGAGACCTTCCCCTCCACCCTGCCGACCCGGCGGGAGTCCGCCTACGCGGCCTGGGTCGCCATCTCCGTCGGCTGCAACAACACCTGCACCTTCTGCATCGTCCCCGCCCTGCGCGGCAAGGAGGAGGACCGCCGGCCCGGCGACATCCTCGCCGAGGTCGAGGCGCTGGTCGCCGAGGGCGTGGTCGAGGTCACCCTGCTCGGCCAGAACGTCAACGCCTACGGCTCCGACCTCGGCGACCGGCAGGCCTTCTCCAAGCTGCTGCGGGCGTGCGGCGAGATCGACGGGCTGGAGCGGGTCCGCTTCACCTCGCCGCACCCGAAGGACTTCACCGACGACGTGATCGCCGCGATGGCCGAGACGCCCAACGTGATGCACCAGCTGCACATGCCGCTGCAGTCCGGCTCGGACACCGTGCTGCGCGCCATGCGGCGCTCCTACCGGCAGGAACGCTTCCTCGGCATCATCGAGAAGGTGCGGGCCGCCATGCCGGACGCCGCCATCTCCACCGACATCATCGTGGGCTTCCCCGGCGAGACCGACGAGGACTTCGAGCAGACCCTGCACGTCGTCCGCGAGGCGCGGTTCGCCAACGCGTTCACCTTCCAGTACTCCAAGCGGCCCGGGACGCCCGCGGCCGAGATGGAGAACCAGGTCCCGAAGGCCGTCGTCCAGGAGCGCTACGACCGGCTGATCGCCCTCCAGGAGGAGATCTCCTGGGAGGAGAACAAGAAGCAGGTCGGCCGCAAGCTGGAGATCCTCGTCGCCGAGGGCGAGGGCAAGAAGGACGACCGCACCGACCGGCTCTCCGGCCGCGCCCCCGACAACCGGCTGGTCCACTTCACCCGGCCGGAGGGCGGTGTCCGCCCCGGCGACGTCGTGACCGTCGAGATCAGCTACGCCGCCCCGCACCACCTGCTGGCCGAGGGCCCCGTCCTCGGCGTCCGGCGGACCCGGGCGGGCGACGCGTGGGAGAAGCGGCAGGCCGCACCCGCCGCCAAGCCCGCCGGCGTCATGCTCGGGCTCCCGAGCATCGGCGCTCCCAAGCAGACGGCCGCCCCGGCGGGCGACGGCTGCGGCTGCTGA
- a CDS encoding antitoxin codes for MGLMDNLKGKAEELKDKASELAGKHGDKIDSMVDKAGETIDKATKHKYSDKIEKGASKAKDARDDFAAKPKDD; via the coding sequence ATGGGCCTGATGGACAACCTCAAGGGCAAGGCCGAGGAACTCAAGGACAAGGCCAGCGAGCTGGCCGGGAAGCACGGCGACAAGATCGACAGCATGGTGGACAAGGCCGGCGAGACCATCGACAAGGCCACCAAGCACAAGTACAGCGACAAGATCGAGAAGGGCGCCTCGAAGGCCAAGGACGCCCGCGACGACTTCGCCGCCAAGCCCAAGGACGACTGA
- the miaA gene encoding tRNA (adenosine(37)-N6)-dimethylallyltransferase MiaA produces MSSPRTPSPVSPRRVVSVVGSTAAGKSDLAVAIARELGGEVVNTDSMQLYKGMDIGTAKLTLDERAGVPHHLMDVWEVTETASVAEYQRLARAELDRQLAAGQVPVLVGGSGLYVRAAIDEMEFPGTDPQVRARLEEELERVGSGVLYRRLAELDPAAAEAILPSNGRRIVRALEVIEITGRPFTASLPTQRAVYEAVQIGVQVPRPELDRRIELRVDRMWEAGLLDEVRQLEKAGLREGLTASRALGYQQVLAFFAGECTEEEAKAETARATRRFARRQESWFRRDPRIHWLDRPEGADPVELLGRALELIDRPEQSGGPV; encoded by the coding sequence GTGAGCAGTCCCCGCACCCCTTCTCCTGTCAGCCCCCGCCGGGTGGTCTCGGTGGTCGGTTCGACCGCCGCCGGCAAGTCCGACCTGGCGGTGGCGATCGCCCGCGAGCTCGGCGGGGAGGTGGTCAACACCGACTCGATGCAGCTGTACAAGGGCATGGACATCGGCACGGCCAAGCTGACCTTGGACGAGCGGGCCGGCGTCCCGCACCACCTGATGGACGTGTGGGAGGTGACCGAGACCGCTTCGGTCGCCGAGTACCAGCGCCTCGCCCGGGCCGAGTTGGACCGGCAGCTCGCGGCGGGGCAGGTGCCGGTGCTGGTCGGCGGCTCGGGGCTGTACGTGCGGGCGGCGATCGACGAGATGGAGTTCCCCGGCACGGACCCGCAGGTGCGGGCCCGGCTGGAGGAGGAGCTGGAGCGGGTCGGCTCCGGGGTGCTGTACCGGCGGCTCGCGGAGCTGGACCCGGCGGCGGCGGAGGCGATCCTGCCCAGCAACGGGCGGCGGATCGTCCGGGCGCTGGAGGTCATCGAGATCACCGGGCGGCCGTTCACGGCCAGCCTGCCGACCCAGCGGGCGGTGTACGAGGCGGTGCAGATCGGCGTCCAGGTGCCGCGCCCGGAGCTGGACCGGCGGATCGAGCTGCGGGTGGACCGGATGTGGGAGGCCGGTCTGCTGGACGAGGTGCGGCAGTTGGAGAAGGCGGGGCTGCGCGAGGGGCTGACCGCGAGCCGGGCGCTGGGCTACCAGCAGGTGCTGGCGTTCTTCGCGGGGGAGTGCACCGAGGAGGAGGCGAAGGCGGAGACCGCCCGGGCCACCCGGCGGTTCGCCCGGCGGCAGGAGTCCTGGTTCCGTCGCGACCCCCGGATCCACTGGCTGGACCGCCCGGAGGGCGCCGATCCGGTCGAACTCCTGGGCCGCGCACTGGAACTGATCGACCGCCCGGAACAGTCGGGCGGGCCGGTCTGA
- the dapF gene encoding diaminopimelate epimerase, whose amino-acid sequence MSERSGISGTAFLKGHGTQNDFVIVPDPDGRLELSARTVAELCDRRAGIGADGVLRVVRSAVEPAAAGLAEQAEWFMDYRNADGSIAEMCGNGVRVFARYLVHAGYAKPGELAVATRGGVKRVRVAEDAADGTPGEITVEMGRAVLPGPDDVTVTVDARTWPALNVNMGNPHAVAFVEDLAHAGTLYDAPATAPAGVYPQGVNVEFVVDRGERHVAMRVHERGSGETRSCGTGACAVAVAAIRRDGNDPAATGRPVSYTVDVPGGRLVIEEFPDGRIEMTGPAVIVAEGVLA is encoded by the coding sequence GTGAGCGAGCGCAGCGGAATCAGCGGAACGGCCTTCCTCAAGGGACACGGCACCCAGAACGACTTCGTGATCGTCCCCGACCCGGACGGGCGGTTGGAGCTGTCCGCGCGGACGGTCGCCGAGCTGTGCGACCGGCGGGCCGGGATCGGTGCGGACGGCGTGCTGCGGGTGGTCCGCTCGGCGGTCGAGCCGGCGGCGGCGGGGCTGGCCGAGCAGGCCGAGTGGTTCATGGACTACCGCAACGCGGACGGTTCGATCGCCGAGATGTGCGGCAACGGGGTGCGGGTGTTCGCCCGCTACCTGGTGCACGCCGGGTACGCGAAGCCGGGCGAGCTGGCGGTGGCCACCCGCGGCGGCGTGAAGCGGGTGCGGGTCGCCGAGGACGCCGCGGACGGCACCCCGGGCGAGATCACCGTGGAGATGGGCCGCGCCGTGCTGCCGGGCCCGGACGACGTCACCGTCACCGTGGACGCCCGGACCTGGCCCGCGCTGAACGTCAACATGGGCAACCCGCACGCGGTGGCGTTCGTCGAGGACCTGGCGCACGCGGGCACCCTGTACGACGCCCCGGCCACCGCCCCCGCGGGCGTGTACCCGCAGGGCGTGAACGTGGAGTTCGTGGTGGACCGCGGGGAGCGGCACGTCGCGATGCGGGTGCACGAGCGCGGTTCCGGCGAGACCCGCTCCTGCGGCACCGGCGCCTGCGCCGTCGCGGTGGCGGCGATCCGCCGGGACGGCAACGACCCGGCGGCCACCGGACGGCCCGTCAGCTACACCGTCGACGTGCCGGGCGGTCGACTGGTGATCGAGGAGTTCCCGGACGGCCGGATCGAGATGACCGGCCCCGCGGTGATCGTCGCCGAGGGCGTGCTCGCCTGA